A genomic region of Balearica regulorum gibbericeps isolate bBalReg1 chromosome 8, bBalReg1.pri, whole genome shotgun sequence contains the following coding sequences:
- the RGS1 gene encoding regulator of G-protein signaling 1 gives MPGFFFPHNNMTELNGKDDCKLAEGKIHKKKQKAFGADLKNYLKCMVPHIESGIKTSNSRSVMLSAEEVLQWSQSLEKLLASQSGQGVFREFLKSEFSEENIEFWLACEDYKKTKSDHLHGKAERIYEEFVQSDAIKQINIDYQMREATAKRAQDPTHTSFDEAQKSVYILMERDSYPRFLKSKAYLNLLNQLQTNTSK, from the exons atgccaggatttttttttccccacaacaACATGACtgaattaaatggaaaagacGACTGCAAGCTTGCAGAAGGCAAAATccataaaaagaagcaaaaggctTT TGGTGCAGAtctcaaaaattatttgaagtgcATGGTACCACATATCGAATCTGGGATCAAGACTTCCAACTCCAGAAGTGTCAT gctttcagcagaggaagtACTACAGTGGTCCCAGTCTTTGGAAAAGCTCTTGGCCAGCCAAA GTGGTCAAGGTGTCTTTCGGGAGTTCCTGAAGTCAGAATTCAGCGAGGAAAACATTGAGTTCTGGTTGGCTTGTGAGGATTACAAGAAAACCAAGTCTGATCACTTACACggcaaagcagagagaatttATGAGGAGTTTGTTCAGTCAGATGCTATTAAACAG ATCAATATTGACTATCAGATGAGGGAAGCAACAGCCAAAAGAGCTCAAGACCCAACTCACACAAGTTTTGATGAAGCCCAGAAAAGTGTGTACATCCTCATGGAAAGGGATTCATATCCCAGATTTTTGAAATCCAAAGCCTACCTGAACCTATTGAACCAGCTGCAAACCAACACTTCAAAATGA